In Polaribacter pacificus, the genomic window GAGGTTTTTTACAGCAATGCTAGTTCCTTTAGGGCAGGCTATAACCTCTTGAGAGCCAATAGAGCTTCCTTCAATTTTAATAGCAGTTCCAACTTCTTCATCCTCTAGTTTTGTTTTTAACTCTACTTGTGCAATAGCAGCAATTGAGGCAAGAGCTTCGCCTCTAAACCCTTTGGTGTGGAGGTTAAAAAGATCTTGAGCATTTTTTATTTTGGATGTAGCATGTCGTTCAAAGCACAGTTTTGCATCATAAGCATTCATGCCTTTTCCGTTGTCAATAACCTGAACTAAGTTTTTTCCTGCGTCCTTGATGAGTAGTTTAATATCTGTTGCTCCTGCATCAATGGCATTCTCCATCAGCTCCTTAACTACAGAAGCAGGTCTTTGAACCACTTCTCCAGCAGCAATCTGATTGGCAACGTGGTCTGGTAATAACTGAATGGTGTTTGGCATTTTAGACGACAAATATTGAGAGGTCAAATTCAATAAAAAATAAGAAAATTAAAAATAGAACTCCAATAATAACAGCTGTTGTTAAAGTAACATTTCTGTCTTGTAATTCTGGATTTTTTAAATCCTCGATGGCATTTTTAAAAGTTGATTTGATGCCTTTACTTTTACCCACGGTTGTTCTAAATTCGTCAAATTTATGACCAATTTCATAAGGGTTACCTTCTCCTTTGTAAAACCTAGGTTTGTAATCAAATTTTTTATTTGTACGCTTTAAAAATCCCATAACTTAAAAAGTAATTGAAATATGGAATGCAAAAATCAAACCATTTTTTCTTGTAGGTCAAATTTACAGAATAAAAGGGTAGTGGTCAAGAAAAATAGTGAAACTCTCTTGTTAAAACTGTCTTAAGGCAGCCATTTTTATTGCCGCAATAGCACATTCAATACCTTTGTTTCCTAGTTTTCCTCCAGAACGATCAATAGATTGTTGTTTGGTGTTGTCAGTTAAAACACAAAAGACAACAGGAGTCTCATGGGCGATGTTTAAATCTACGATTCCTTGAGTAACACCTTCACAAACAAAATCAAAATGCTTGGTTTCACCTTGGATAACATTGCCAATTGCAATAACAGCATCCAC contains:
- a CDS encoding riboflavin synthase subunit beta — encoded protein: MGFLKRTNKKFDYKPRFYKGEGNPYEIGHKFDEFRTTVGKSKGIKSTFKNAIEDLKNPELQDRNVTLTTAVIIGVLFLIFLFFIEFDLSIFVV
- the ribH gene encoding 6,7-dimethyl-8-ribityllumazine synthase; its protein translation is MATTNLSYYDKATIPNAKSFRFGIVVSEWNPDITQNLLKGAVEALKDCGVTEDNIVVWDVPGSFELIYGCKKMVTSQKVDAVIAIGNVIQGETKHFDFVCEGVTQGIVDLNIAHETPVVFCVLTDNTKQQSIDRSGGKLGNKGIECAIAAIKMAALRQF